Proteins encoded within one genomic window of Lampris incognitus isolate fLamInc1 chromosome 1, fLamInc1.hap2, whole genome shotgun sequence:
- the eif4ebp3l gene encoding eukaryotic translation initiation factor 4E-binding protein 3-like, producing the protein MSTNTNQAKSCPIPTRVLTLKDWSQLPDCYSQTPGGTLFSTTPGGTRIIYDRKFLLECRNSPIARTPPCCLPQIPGVTVPSTHPIGKLQDLKEEIEEEEKDLADDNQFEMDI; encoded by the exons ATGTCGACCAACACGAATCAGGCGAAAAGCTGCCCCATTCCCACTCGGGTGCTGACCCTGAAGGATTGGTCTCAGCTCCCCGACTGCTACAGCCAGACCCCCGGGGGCACCCTTTTCTCCACAACGCCCGGAG GTACCAGAATCATCTATGACAGGAAGTTCCTGTTGGAGTGTCGAAACTCGCCCATCGCTCGGACTCCCCCATGCTGTCTTCCCCAGATCCCAGGGGTAACGGTACCTTCTACACACCCCATAGGGAAACTGCAGGACCTCAAAGAGGAgatagaggaagaggagaaggaccTAGCAG ACGATAACCAGTTTGAGATGGACATCTGA
- the acsl4a gene encoding long-chain-fatty-acid--CoA ligase 4 has protein sequence MGLQSDSALQCILLFPLHLLIWVYSVLSFLPWYYITNAGQKKTLSQRLKARSTSGSTEGSYRSVDHFDYLAKEDFPGKDTLDKLFDHAVQRFGQSPCLGTRDILSEENETQPSGKVFKKLILGEYHWLSYREVDAIVSEFGNGLAALGQQPKSTLAIFCETRAEWMITAQTCFRHNFPLVTFYATLGEEAVAFGLNEAGVTHLITSKELLETKLKSVLQQIPKLKHVIFVDQKKGSIEGYPAGLSIHSMQAVRELGALPENSNRPVVRPQPSDLAVVMYTSGSTGRPKGVMIVHSNLIAGMTGQCERIPGLGQKDTYIAYLPLAHVLEMTAEISCVTYGCRIGYSSPQTLSDQSTKIKKGSKGDCSVLKPTLMAAVPEIMDRINKNVMSKVQEMNYIQRTLFTLGYNYKLEQIKRGYDAPLCNRLLFQKVRGLLGGRVRMMLSGGAPLSSATQRFMNICFCCPVGQGYGLTETCGAGTITEVADISTGRVGAPLICCEIRLRDWVEGGYTNEDKPHPRGEILIGGPNVTMGYYRSESNDQDFFVDDKGQRWFCTGDVGEIHPDGCLQIVDRKKDLVKLQAGEYVSLGKVESALKNCSLIDNICAYANSEQNYIISFVVPNQKKLTELAKQRGIEGTWEEICTHPDMEREVLRAIKQVAATIKLQRFEIPMKVHLSSEPWTPETGLVTDAFKLKRKELKNHYLHHIERMYGGK, from the exons ATGGGTCTTCAATCAGACTCTGCCCTCCAATGCATCCTCCTTTTCCCACTGCACCTTTTGATATGGGTATATTCCGTCCTCTCGTTCCTTCCCTGGTACTACATCACCAATGCTGGGCAAAAGAAGACCCTGTCTCAGCGGCTCAAGGCCCGCTCCACCTCCGGCAGTACAGAGGGGTCCTACCGCTCTGTTGACCACTTTGACTATCTGGCCAAGGAAGACTTCCCAGGCAAGGACACTCTGGATAAGCTATTTGATCACGCTGTGCAACGCTTTGGGCAGTCACCATGTCTTGGCACAAGAGATATACTGAGTGAAGAGAATGAGACCCAACCCAGTGGTAAAGTATTCAAAAAG TTGATCCTGGGGGAGTATCATTGGCTGTCCTACCGGGAGGTGGACGCTATTGTCAGTGAGTTTGGTAATGGTCTGGCAGCTCTTGGTCAACAGCCTAAAAGTACTTTGGCCATCTTCTGTGAGACGAGAGCAGAGTGGATGATTACAGCCCAGACCTGCTTCAGACACAACTTCCCAT TGGTGACATTCTATGCCACACTGGGAGAGGAGGCAGTGGCATTTGGGCTGAACGAGGCAGGAGTCACACATCTCATCACCAGCAAAGAACTGCTCGAGACTAAACTTAAG AGTGTGCTTCAGCAGATCCCAAAATTGAAGCACGTGATTTTTGTGGACCAGAAAAAAGGGAGCATAGAAGGctacccagcaggactctccatTCACAGCATGCAGGCTGTCCGAGAACTTGGGGCACTGCCTGAAAACT CGAACAGGCCAGTGGTGAGGCCTCAACCTTCAGACTTGGCCGTGGTTATGTACACCAGTGGTTCCACAGGCAGACCCAAAGGAGTCATGATCGTTCACAGTAATCTAATTGCTGGTATGACCGGCCAGTGTGAACGCATCCCTGGACTAGG GCAAAAGGACACTTACATAGCTTACCTGCCCCTGGCTCATGTTCTGGAAATGACAGCGGAGATCTCCTGTGTGACATATGGCTGTCGGATCGGTTACTCCTCACCTCAGACACTATCAGACCAG TCCACCAAGATAAAAAAAGGAAGTAAAGGGGACTGCTCTGTACTTAAACCTACCCTGATGGCAGCTGTACCA GAAATCATGGACCGTATCAACAAGAATGTGATGAGCAAAGTGCAGGAGATGAATTACATTCAGAGAACGCTGTTTACACTCGGCTACAACTATAAACTGGAGCAGATTAAGAGGGGCTATGACGCACCACTCTGCAATAG GCTGCTATTCCAGAAGGTGCGAGGTCTGCTGGGAGGGCGGGTGAGAATGATGTTGTCAGGAGGGGCTCCTCTGTCCTCAGCCACTCAGAGATTCATGAATATATGTTTCTGTTGTCCTGTTGGCCAAGGCTATGGCCTAACTGAGACCTGTGGAGCAGGCACCATTACAGAGG TTGCGGACATCAGCACTGGTCGTGTTGGAGCTCCTCTAATTTGTTGTGAGATCAGACTCAGGGACTGGGTTGAAG GTGGCTACACAAACGAGGATAAGCCTCACCCAAGAGGGGAGATCTTGATTGGTGGTCCCAACGTAACCATGGGTTACTACAGGAGTGAGAGCAATGATCAGGACTTCTTTGTTGATGACAAAGGTCAGCGGTGGTTTTGCACTGGGGATGTGGGAGAGATCCATCCTGATGGCTGTCTACAAATAGTAG ACCGTAAGAAAGACTTGGTCAAACTGCAGGCAGGGGAGTATGTGTCCCTAGGGAAAGTGGAATCTGCACTGAAGAACTGCTCCCTTATAGATAACATCTGCGCTTATGCAAACAG CGAGCAGAACTACATTATCAGCTTTGTGGTGCCCAATCAAAAGAAGCTAACAGAACTGGCCAAACAGAGAGGCATAGAAGGAACATGGGAGGAGATCTGTACCCACCCTGATATGGAAAGAGAGGTTTTAAGGGCGATCAAGCAAGTTGCGGCTACCA TTAAACTCCAACGTTTTGAGATCCCCATGAAGGTGCATCTGAGCTCAGAGCCGTGGACCCCTGAAACAGGTCTGGTCACCGATGCTTTCAAGCTGAAGAGGAAAGAGCTTAAGAATCACTATCTCCACCACATTGAGAGAATGTATGGGGGTAAATAA